The Halioglobus maricola genome segment CGGCGACAGGGCCTGCATCGGGTCCCTCGCAGTATGAACAAGATATTGAGACATGGTCCGTGTATGGCAATGGCGCTTTTCAACTGGGTGACCGCTGGCGGCTGACCCTTGGTATTCGCTATACAGATGAGACCAAAGATCTTGAAAACTGGTCTAGCATCTATGACGAGGATGAGTCTTCATTCTACTTTGGTCTTGATCCGGAAAATGGTGTTTTTCTCCCCATACCACCAGCAGCTTTGCCACCAGGTGCGCCGGCCACTTTTTACGAGATCGTGTCTGCGCCATTTGAATCGACTGATCTGCCCTGGGATGAAGATAACATCGACGGCTCAATCAACTTGCAGTATCAGTTCGATTCCGGAAATGTGTATGCATCCTGGGCTCGGGGTAGTAAAAGCGGTGGCTACAGTACCTCTGCTGGGCCAGACGCTGACCCCTTTGACACTGAAGAGGCAGAGACAGTCGAGCTTGGGTTCAAGTCTGAACTGCTCGACGGAGAATTGCGCTTGAATGCTGCGCTGTTCCACACGGAGATAGATAACTTCCAGTCCGTACAATTTGTCGGAACTGGCTTCCAGTCGTCAGCGATTCCTGTCGAGACACAGGGGTTCGAGTTTGAGAGCTTGTGGGCGGCCACCGCTAACCTCACAATGGGATTGGCAGCCACTTACGCAGATGCTGAGCGTACTGATACCGGTTTCACTCCCGCTGGAGCACCGGAGTGGACAGCATCTTTGTCCGTTGACCACGGCATGGACCTGGGTTCCAACTATGAACTCCGTACCAATGCGTTGGTGAACTACAGTGGTGAGGAGTTTACCCAGGGCATGGAAACCTACGAAGCACCATCTCTAGTCCTGGTGGACCTGCGAGTGGCTCTGTCTCCAATAAATTCCCAATGGGAACTGGCGCTCATGGCAAGAAACCTGTTGGATGAGCAGAAATTTGTATTCGGTTTCCCATTCCCTGTTCTAGGGGCCACGTACGGTACTTCTCTCGGAAGCCTTAACCGGCCCAGAACCGTAGCGATTCAAGCCCGCTATAATTTCTAGGGTACAATCACCGCAATTTTACGACGGTCAGCATTGAAAGATGCTGGCCGTTTTTTATTTGCATGTAATAGGCTACTTTTAGTTCAGGGCTATGATTTGGGCCGGTAAACATAGAATCGGTTGGTGCCTTTTAGAATCAGGTAATCTAGTTGATAACGTAGAAAGCACGAGTAAATAGGTGGCACGTGATGAAGAGTCGTGAACATACAAGCACTTCCGGGGCAGATAAGCTGGTCCAGGAAATTATTGAGAGCACACTGGCGCTTGACGAGGAGGCGATGATGGGCAGCGCTCGTCAATTGCTGAAAAGACTCCGCCGCTTCTCGACTCCCGTGGTCACGGGTACAGAAAATATCCCAAGTGAGCCAGCCCTGTTTGTAGCCAACCATTCTACGATGGCTGGTGATACCGTCGTAGCTTTACCTCTACTCGCAGAGGCGGCTGGCCGAGCGGTCAGGGGTATGAATGACAGGGCCTTCTACAAAAATCCACGACTCCGTCAGTGGTCCATCAAAAATGGTGCAGTTATGGGGCACCCGGACGTCGGATCCGCACTCTTTGAAGCGAAAAAAGATATTCTCGTTTTTCCCGGTGGGGCATACGAAGCCAACAAGAACTTGGACCTTCGCTATACCATTCAGTGGAAGCAGCGTACAGGATTCGTTCGCCTTGCTGCCAAACACGGTGTGCCCATAGTGCCTATGGGGATTGTCGGCCCGGATGAGTGGTATGACCGCTATCTCGACAGAGACGAGCTGCGCGACTCCGTATTTGGAAAATTACTTCGCAGAGCAGGAGCATCCGAAGAATTTCTGAATTCTGATGAACTGCCACCGATTCCGCGGGGCTTCATGGGGACCTTGTTGCCAAAATGGAAACAGGTGTTCATCCATTTTGGCAAGCCTGTTAAGACCGGCAGGTATAAGGGTAAAAATATCAGCGAGGCAAGCCAGTTTAAACTGCGCGATCAGGCCAAAGCGGAGTTAGAGGCCGCTATAGAGAGAATGCTCTTGTTACGGGAAGACATGCGCAAGAATAAGTCTGGTGTCCTGAGCGAATTCAACTGGTAAGTTCCAGCGAGGACATAGCCGAGTGTCGTTACCATAAGCTACATCAAATAGTTGCGAGACCCGGAGGCCTTGCAAAAGACCATCGATCGTTGGGATCGCACTCTTTGAAGCGAAAAAAATATTCTCGTTTTTCCCGTTGGGACTCACAAAACCAACAGGAATTTGGAGCTTCGCAATACCATTCAGTGGAAGTGACGCACAGGATTCATGCGTCGTGATGTCAAAATCGAAGCAGGTATTTATTCACTCAGGCAGGCCTGTCAAAACCCGCAGGTAGAAGGGTAAAAATATCTGCCAGGCCAGCCAGTTCAGTCCGCGCGATCGCGCCAATGTGTTGAGCCAGCCCTGCTGAGCGCAGTAGTCACTACTCCACTAATTCCCAACTCTGGCCGTCGCAAATAAACGCCACGCAGCCCTCTACCTCCAAGGTATTGCCCTCGCGAAGCATCTTCGACTTGAACACCTTGTCGCGTTCAGGGTCCCAGATTTTACCGCCGCTGTAGCTGCTCTTATCTTTGGATGTCATGTCCATGATCATTAGTTTGCCGAGGTATTCATAGTCGGGGTTCTCGCCATCGGCTGTGATTGCACGGGTGATAACACCACAGGTTTTCTTGCCGTCCTTTTCACAGGGGCCCACGGTAACTTCCAGGTAGGCTTTGTCGGCATTCGGCTGTGTCCGCCAAACCCCATCTGCGCTGGCAAAGGCAAAGGCGGGGAGGATCGCCGCAAGTGATAGTCCAAGAAGAGTGTTTTTCATAGTTTCTCCGTTTAACAATTCTGTACACTAGGCAGATGCTTTTCTGCGCTGAAACCATCGCCACAGCCCGATCACTGAGGCTGCTATCCAAAAGATTTCAATCACAAAGCTCGCCAAATTGAAGTTTACCAGCAAGCTGATCAGTAGTAACACTGCACCTACGAGGTTCAATGCGTTGTAACCCAGGCTGCTCGCTTCCATTCGTTCCAGCTGCAGCAGAAAGTAGGCCAGGACCACGAGGAGTGTACCGGACATGCCCACGGCATCTGCAAAAGTAAATTCCATTGATTATTCCAAAGTGACGTGGTCTGGCACGATCATTCCCGAAAGCACTATTGAAGCCAATAGTAGCCATCATCTGGATATTACCCAGCTGTGGCTTCAATTTCATCGACTCACCGGCAATAATTCTCTACAGTCTTGTTATGTATAGAGAAACTATAGCGAAGGTCTTCCGCCAGATTCTGCTGCTGGGTCTATTTTACAGCCAGAGTGCGCTCTCACTCGAAGTTCTTTCTCTTCAAGCTCAAGCAGAGCTGGTCGATCGGATTACCCATGAACGCCTGACGGAAGTCTTGCCTTCACTGATGCGTAGAGAGGGCGTTGACCTGTGGGTGATCATGTCGCGCGAGTACAATGAAGACCCAATTCTCAAGACTCTGCTCCCTGCCACCTGGATGTCGGCCCGGCGTCATACCATGCTGGTCGTGCATGACCCCGGGGAGGGCGCTGCGCTCGAATACCTCGCTGTTGCCCGCTACCCCGTGGGTAAAGTATTTGCCCCCGCCTGGAATGTGGCAGAGCAACCAGACCAATGGCGAGCTCTTGAAGAATTAATTACCGCCCGCGCTCCTGAAACGATCGCCGTCAATCATTCCGACAATTTCGCCCTTGCTGACGGCATGAGCAGCACCGAGTATCGCAAACTGCAGGAGGCACTTCCGGCAACTATGCGTGCGCGGCTGGTGTCTGCCGAGCGCCTTGCGATTGCGTGGTTGGAGACGCGCAGCAAGACGGAGATGGCCTACTATCCGCAATTGGTTCAGACCGGGCATCAACTGATAGCTCGCGCGTTCTCTAGCGAAGTGATAACCCCGGGAGTGACGACCACTGACGATGTTAGCTGGTGGCTGCGCGAGCGCTCTCAGGCGCTGGGTCTTGGGAACTGGTTTCATCCTTCCGTCTCTTACCAGCGTAATGGCGAGGAAGGTTTTAACCTGCAGGGCACGATTCTACCTGGAGACTTGATTCACGTTGACTTCGGCCTCACGTGGCTGCGCCTCAATACCGATCAGCAGCAGCATGCCTATGTTCTCAAGCCGGGAGAAAGCGAAGTGCCGCGCGGACTGTTGGAGGCGCTCGTTGCCGGCAATCAGTTACAGGATATTCTCACCGCGAATTTCAAGCTGGGCCTTACTGGCAACGAAGTCCTCTCCCGTAGCAGGAAGCAGGCTCTGGCGAGAGGCATTAACCCTCTGATCTACTCGCATCCTCTCGGCTTACATGGCCACGGCGCCGGGCCTACTATCGGCATGTGGGATGCACAGCAAGGGGTGCCGGTTAAGGGCGACTACCCGCTGTTTCCCGATACCGCTTACTCCATTGAATTAAGTGCGACGAGTGCTGTGGCGGAATGGGGAGGAGACGTGCGTATTATGCTGGAAGAAGATGCGTTCTTTGATGGCGAGATCGTAGATTACATGGACGGTCGGCAAACAGCGTTTCACCTCATACCCAGTAGCGAAGTGAAGCCTTAAGTGATGGAGCTGTTCTACCTGATCACAAGCGCCATCGCCTGTCTTATGGCGATAGCTTTCGCAATGCGGGCGACCCGAGTGGAGCGGCGCGCAAAGAAGCTCTCTGCCGAGCTTGAAGCGGCCAATGTGCTCTTGCGAGAACAAGCGCGGATCGACGAGTTGACCGGGCTGGCAAATCTCAGGGAGTTTGAGGAGAGGCTTGGGTACGCCTGGTCAGATCATGCACGCACCGGCCACGCGCTTTCACTCGTGAAGATAGACCTTGACCGCTTCGAGTGGTTCAACGAGCACCACGGTCGCGCTGCGGGCGATAAAGCTCTGCACGCAGTAGCGCAAGCGATGCGCGGTGTTGTCGAACGCCCCACTGACTTGTTGGCAAGATGCGGCGGGGACAAGATGGTGGCGCTGTTGCCCAATACCGACACCGAGGGTGCGGAGTTCGTGGCCGAGGCCATGGCTGAAGAGGTGCGTAAATTGAGGCTGCCCCACGACGAATGCGCCTATGGCGTGCTCACTGTCAGTGTGGGGGTGGCGTCGGTTTCACCAGAAGCAGAAACGGGCAAGGACACACTGCTGGAGGCGGTCGAAACTGCACTCCAGCAGGCCAAGACAGCGGGGCGCGACAGGGTATACGCCGCGTCGTGATTTAGAACGCGTAGCGCAGATCA includes the following:
- a CDS encoding lysophospholipid acyltransferase family protein, yielding MKSREHTSTSGADKLVQEIIESTLALDEEAMMGSARQLLKRLRRFSTPVVTGTENIPSEPALFVANHSTMAGDTVVALPLLAEAAGRAVRGMNDRAFYKNPRLRQWSIKNGAVMGHPDVGSALFEAKKDILVFPGGAYEANKNLDLRYTIQWKQRTGFVRLAAKHGVPIVPMGIVGPDEWYDRYLDRDELRDSVFGKLLRRAGASEEFLNSDELPPIPRGFMGTLLPKWKQVFIHFGKPVKTGRYKGKNISEASQFKLRDQAKAELEAAIERMLLLREDMRKNKSGVLSEFNW
- a CDS encoding DUF2147 domain-containing protein, coding for MKNTLLGLSLAAILPAFAFASADGVWRTQPNADKAYLEVTVGPCEKDGKKTCGVITRAITADGENPDYEYLGKLMIMDMTSKDKSSYSGGKIWDPERDKVFKSKMLREGNTLEVEGCVAFICDGQSWELVE
- a CDS encoding CBU_0592 family membrane protein; its protein translation is MEFTFADAVGMSGTLLVVLAYFLLQLERMEASSLGYNALNLVGAVLLLISLLVNFNLASFVIEIFWIAASVIGLWRWFQRRKASA
- a CDS encoding M24 family metallopeptidase: MYRETIAKVFRQILLLGLFYSQSALSLEVLSLQAQAELVDRITHERLTEVLPSLMRREGVDLWVIMSREYNEDPILKTLLPATWMSARRHTMLVVHDPGEGAALEYLAVARYPVGKVFAPAWNVAEQPDQWRALEELITARAPETIAVNHSDNFALADGMSSTEYRKLQEALPATMRARLVSAERLAIAWLETRSKTEMAYYPQLVQTGHQLIARAFSSEVITPGVTTTDDVSWWLRERSQALGLGNWFHPSVSYQRNGEEGFNLQGTILPGDLIHVDFGLTWLRLNTDQQQHAYVLKPGESEVPRGLLEALVAGNQLQDILTANFKLGLTGNEVLSRSRKQALARGINPLIYSHPLGLHGHGAGPTIGMWDAQQGVPVKGDYPLFPDTAYSIELSATSAVAEWGGDVRIMLEEDAFFDGEIVDYMDGRQTAFHLIPSSEVKP
- a CDS encoding GGDEF domain-containing protein; this encodes MELFYLITSAIACLMAIAFAMRATRVERRAKKLSAELEAANVLLREQARIDELTGLANLREFEERLGYAWSDHARTGHALSLVKIDLDRFEWFNEHHGRAAGDKALHAVAQAMRGVVERPTDLLARCGGDKMVALLPNTDTEGAEFVAEAMAEEVRKLRLPHDECAYGVLTVSVGVASVSPEAETGKDTLLEAVETALQQAKTAGRDRVYAAS